The stretch of DNA TATCTTGCACCTCTGGAGGGCACCGCCAGGGGAAAACTTGTTCTCAGATGGGCGCCGACAAGGGAGTTATCGTCCCCTCTGACCCTGTCCGTGGAAAACGGTTCAGTCATAAAGATCGAAGGCGATGAGCCCTTCGGGGAAGTTCTGCGTCTTCGCTGCAGCGAGAAATGGGAGAATGCCAACATAGCCGAACTCGGTATCGGGACGAACGACAAGGCCGGAAGACCAGACAATATCCTCGAATCAGAGAAGATACTCGGGACTGTCCATGTCGCTCTCGGGGACAACAGTTCCTTCGGCGGCACGGTCAAGACGCCTTTCCATCAGGACTTTGTATTCTTCAAACCGACGGTAGTGCTCATTCACAGCGACGGGGCAAGAATGACCCTCATGAGAGACGGTAAATTCTCCGGAGAACTCCCCGCGCAACGTAATTGCGGATAGCATGCGCATGGCGTAGCCTTCGTTTTTTGTGGTGTCGAGTCTAGGATAAGGAGAGAACAACGTCTTATGGATAACATCGTAGTCTTCATTACCACTTCGGATGAGGAGGAAGCAGCGAAAATCGCACATGCCCTTGTGGAGGCCCGTCTTGCGGGCTGCGCGAATATCGTAGGCGGCCTGCGCTCTGTTTATCGCTGGGAAGGCAGGATCGAGGACGAAGCCGAGGTCCTCATCGTCGTCAAGACCCGCCTGAGTCTTTTCGAAGGCCTCTCAAGAAAAGTCAGGGAGCTTCACAGTTATAAGGTCCCGGAAATCATCGCCGTTCCCGTAGTCAAGGGTTCCGCAGATTACCTGAAGTGGCTGAAAGAAGTGACTGACTAGCATCGCGATGAAGACCGCTCTCTATAGGGAGCTTATCTGCAAAGGCTTCTGCCCTTTTCACAAGGATGGGAGGGATGATCTGACCTGCGGCACATACAATTTCCTCGAACGGATCCTTACCGCACGGGAACTCGAACGGGAGGTTCGACAGATAAGAGCGGTGCCGGACCTTCTCGGTGACCGTTCAATAAGAAGACTCATCTGCGGGAACTGTGATTTTCTGACAGATGGTTGCGGCTTCAGGGAGGGGACTGATTCGCGGCCGTGCGGCGGCTTTACCATCGTCGAATGGCTCATGCGAAGGTCGTTCATCCCTTTCGATGGGAAGGAGGGAGAAAGAAAAAAGCCCCGGAGTCGATGAAGCATAATTTCCCGTTTTCTCTAAATTAAATTTGCAAGAAATTAAGTTTACAAACATTATCGGTCTGCTCGCTGACATAATCTGTCGCAAGCCCCTCATCAAGTGCCCAATTTTAGTGAAATATCGCCTAAAATTACGAAATTTCTTTAGCATGAAGATTGCTTGTATGCTTATGGCAAGGTAAGAGAAGGAAAGAATAAGAAGATATCGGGTATGTCGAAAGTTTGCAAATTCGCGCGCTATTCGGATACTATTGAACGATTCTTTTTTAGAGGTGACAGGAATGCCGGATCGTGCAGGCATCTCGAATCATCTGTTTCGGGCGATATGCCTTCTTGGCGGAGACCCGCTGAGTCAGTGCGACCCTGGGGAGCCACAGCGTCGTTCCAATATTGGGGAACAAAGATCTCCCGGAAAATTCTATCTCTGAAGAAGTGAGGAAGACTTCAGAGAATGATTGCGAGGGAATAGGACATGCGCGACTCGAAGTGGAAACGAAACATGAAATTTCGAAGAAATACCCTCGTTCTTGCGGGGAATAATACAATCTTTCTCAAATATCTGGCGATCGCCTTAAAGAGAATGGGGTTTGAAGTCATACCAGCTGAAAATGGACTTGAGGCGATGAACCTCACAAAGATATTTGTCATAGATGCCGTCATTCTCGACGTCAACATGCCTGTCTCAGATGGAATCGAAACGTTAAAGAGGATGAAGGAGGATAGTCGGACTTCCGGGATGCCGGTCATTATGGTATCTGCGCATATGCGGCGTGAGACGATTGAAGAGTGTAAGAGACTGGGCTGTACGGAGATTCTCACAAAGCCGGTCAGTTTGAATGCGCTCCATGAGATCCTCCAAAAGAATGTCTTCCCTTCCGGATACGCACAGAGACAGCATTTTCGGGTCTTGTGGAACAGGGAGGTAACGGTAACTCTCCGTGAAGAATCGTATAGACTCTTTACGGAAAACCTCTCGGAACGAGGCATGTATGTGAGGATAAAGGAACCCTTCCCAGTAGACGCGCAGGTGGAGGTTTCCTTTCCATTACGAGAGGGGAAACATTTCACTCTGAGAGGTTCCGTCATCTATACAAGGGCGGCCCTCGATGATGTTTACGGGATTCCGCCGGGCATGGGGATAGAGTTTAGAGATCTTACCGATGATACTGCTAAGACGCTGAAGGACTATGTAACTGAGTTGTTGGAGAAAGAGATAGTAGCTTCTCCGGAAGAAAAGAGTGATTCGAAGACGTTCCCTCTAACCACGTAGCGCATGATGC from Thermodesulfovibrionales bacterium encodes:
- the cutA gene encoding divalent-cation tolerance protein CutA, which codes for MDNIVVFITTSDEEEAAKIAHALVEARLAGCANIVGGLRSVYRWEGRIEDEAEVLIVVKTRLSLFEGLSRKVRELHSYKVPEIIAVPVVKGSADYLKWLKEVTD
- a CDS encoding response regulator, which gives rise to MKFRRNTLVLAGNNTIFLKYLAIALKRMGFEVIPAENGLEAMNLTKIFVIDAVILDVNMPVSDGIETLKRMKEDSRTSGMPVIMVSAHMRRETIEECKRLGCTEILTKPVSLNALHEILQKNVFPSGYAQRQHFRVLWNREVTVTLREESYRLFTENLSERGMYVRIKEPFPVDAQVEVSFPLREGKHFTLRGSVIYTRAALDDVYGIPPGMGIEFRDLTDDTAKTLKDYVTELLEKEIVASPEEKSDSKTFPLTT